Genomic segment of Salvia hispanica cultivar TCC Black 2014 chromosome 2, UniMelb_Shisp_WGS_1.0, whole genome shotgun sequence:
TTGCTTGGCCCACGTAAACTTAGCTAAGGTATTCTCAACCTCTGTCAGCGTGCAATTACATTGTTTTGCTGCATCCTGCTTGTGCTTGGTTTGGATGTTCTACAAAGAATATAAAGCCAAATCAAAAGTGAGACACCATTAATTAATGGACCCCCAATTTACATAGTTCTCAAACAGCCTTCAGGGATAACCCTTTATGACCTAATTTAGAGCATTGAAGTAAGTCTAAGAATTCAATACTACATAGCCTCAGCCCTTCAACTTCTGTACCTTGAAATTTTGaacaaaaaacattaaaataagtgacaaaaagttagtagaagtCCTATGCAAATCTATCAGTTCCATGAAGAGACTTCtgttagaaaattttaaagaaacgATGGGAAAACTGCTGAACCAGCTCTAGTAGGCTttgacaaaattgaaaagtagAGGTTTCTATGCTAACCAACAAAGGAATAAGGAAACAAGTATCTTTTCATCAGTAAGTCTAGCTTTAGTGCCTACTCCCTAGCAAAATCAACAGAGCTTtccaagaaaagaaagaaaatgaaaaagaatgtCATTTAGAACTGTGTAAATTCTAGGAAGCCTGAACAAGCAAATGCAGAAAATGGAGGAATCCGAGGAACATATTCAATGGCAGGTGTAGGCAccagaaaatgaaatactactagtagCAATTCCAGTAATTCAACTAAAAAACGATATGAATTAATCAGGAAGGAACCTCCCCAGTATTATCAACACCGCCTAGGTATCGAATTATGGCCTCTTGCTTCTCAAAGGCGTCGTTAAAAGTGGCCTCACTGCTTCTGCCAACTACGAATTGCTTCAAAGTCCCCAATTTCCTAGCCTTCCTCATCTCCTCCGCAAATACTGTAGGCATATTACAGATAAATAACAAGATCTGTATTTACAGAAACACTAGTTTTGGTTGGGAGGAGAAGCACTCACGAAGAAGGGTGAACGACTGGGCCGATTGTGAGGGTGGGGGTTCGGTCTTCTGGCCGGTAAGAACTCCTTTGACCTTGTCCATCCATGAGAAGCTGAGATGCGGCGTCGTAGAGATGTGGCGGAGAGTGGACGAAGAGAGATTCCGGCGGAAGGGAGATGAGAAAATTGATCGGAGCATTATGTATTCTGTTCACAATACATACATTGCTTCGGTTTAGACTTTAAACCCTTCTTCCTCAATGGGgtttaagtatttattttcctaagaGTAAAGCCAAAATTGTTCTTgaacatatgatcattttacgtttttggtgctaaacattatcttttggattttttgattctgaacatatggaaatttgatcattttggtcatagACTAACGgatccgttaaaaactaacagtcaacgggtttaatctcgattttgaccaaattaaacattaattctgattttttactcccggattaattctctaattgtttttataattattcttataaaattagaattaaataattgggAGCTCCCCAATTATTTTCGGCGCCGCTGCCTCCGTCGACCTACCCGGCGTGTGGGAGCCCCTCGTCGCTGACGCCGGAATCACCTCCATGCACATGGCAGTGACACGGTTCAACACCGTAGTCCTCCTCGACCGCACCCACATTGGCCCCTCCCGCACCAAACTCCTCCCCCAAACCACCTGCCTCCACAACGACTGCACCGCCCATTCCCTCCTCCTCGACCTCAAACCAACGACCTCCGCCCTCTCACCATTCTCACCGACACCTGGTGCTCCTATGGCCAGTTCCTCCCCGGCGGCACCCTCCTCCAGACCGGCGGAGATCTCGACGGTTTTTGCAAAATCCGCAAATTCACCGAGGCAAGGCGGCGAAGATCTCTGGCCAGTTCCTCCCCTGCGAACCGGATTCGGTATGCGAGTGGGAGGAACTGCAGGATGTCCAACTGTACCGAGGCAAGGCGGCCAGCAGCATCAAGTTTTTCCCGTCGCGGAAGGAGATCGGCCTTGTCGATTTCGCATTCTTCAACCAAGTTAAGGATAATCATATGGATAACCTGTACACCCCTACGTCCACTTGCTTCGAAACGTTCAATTGTTTATTTTCactaacatattttaattttaaaagaatatttataaaagtaattagggaattaattagggagtaaaaaatcagaattaaaaatttaatttggtcaaaatcgggattaaatcCGTCGTAACCGTTAGTTCAGGACcaaaataatctaattttcatatgttcatgaccaaaaaatccaaaagataatatttaagaccaaaaacgtaaaatgatcatatgttcagcaattttggcatttactcttttgttaaaataaattatactctctcaatcccatataatttggctcatttttctatttcggttcGTCCTCATAAtctgtcccatttcactttttatcatttttgttagtggaccttatattccactaactcattcttactctcattttattataaaaatagaatccacattccacttacTTTTTAACTCagtttttattacatttcttaaaattcgtgcccaGTTAAAatgagacgaattatctgggacaaagggagtgaTAAACTAATGATAATACTTCTTCCTACCCCTTAAAAGTGATGCATTTCTTAgcataagattttaaaaatagtactctccCGTCCCATTATAGATGGTATACTTCGATAATGGCACGGAATTTTGGgagatagtattattttatgtgttaaatggagaaacaaaaatattatattttatattaatatgagagagaacTCTTTGTAAAGAGgaaattaacatattttatgagacaaactaaaaaggaaaatgtgacacCTATTATGCAACTAAGGAAgttctccctccgtcccccattaggagtcacactttgatcggacacgggttttaagaaatgtaaagaaaagttggttgaaaaagttagtggaatgtgggacttacttaccatttatggtaaaaacaAAGTATGACTCTCAATTgaggacggaccgaaatggaaaagtgtgactcttaataggggacggagagagtaatattttttgagttaaacaaaattaaaaaaaaaatagaataaaaaatataattagagtGTGTAAACATATTACTaccattttttactattaaatacttctttattgaaaatagactatatttattattttggaatgtgcttaaaaatagaccaattttatttaaggaaattttTTCCTCTCGTCTCATTattcactaataatacttcaatcatctttttttttatcttcgtTACTTTagcaattgtgcattaaaatttgtgtagtTTTAAATGTAAACTAGTATTAACACTCGCGCTATGCACGGGACATAAGCTTTTCAAATAATGAACACAAATCCTAAtgagatatagaaaataagaattaaaaataatataaagattTACAAAAACGTAAATGTGATTATCTTGTCCCactttaaatgaaaaatttactCCGTCCTAATAAATAACATTTCAAATTCGGTAATCGATTTtgtacaattttaatttataatataagtggagtaaaataaatgacaaataaGAGATGTGTGactaatgataaaaaatatgagttagTTAGAATAAgatgaataaagaaaatatgtgcGAGTAGTgattaaagagaaaaacttagaaaaacaacaacaaaccaaacaATAGTTCATAAGTTTTGTTTAAGATAGACGAACAAATGATACTATCATTCACAGTACACGAATTAGGTTGATCAAGTATGCCATCACTCGTAGCTATTGAACTTTTAACAGATACACCAACATTAGctaaacaaaaatgtaataaaattagtaagttCAAATATAATACAATATGATTCAAGATACAATTCaatatttaccataaaattagtagtcatttttctttactgAAAGTTATCCCAATGTATTGCCCATATATATCAAGTTATTTACAACATATACCACAATTAATACATCAATAGTAACGTGAGTTTCACTATCTACTAAGGACTCGTTTGGTATGTTAGTAAAACCAAGAAATAGATATATATCAATTCATTTCTAAGTATTTGGTATTCAATTTACACTAACCTGAAGCCCGTATAATTCACAATGGCCCATCTTGGGCCTGCAGATAATGCCTCAAAATGTACAGTTACGTATCTTACCAATTTGGTGAGATACTATTCCTACTTCAATTTATGgatccaaataaaataaaaaatctccTTCATACCCTTATCATATCATTCTGCCGTCAATCTCCATTCACAAAAATCCTcctacaattttttaataccaTTTTGCCGTCAATCTCCATTCACAAAAATCCTCATACGATTTTGCCGTCAATCTCCATTCACAAAAACCCTCCTACCATTTTGCCGTCAATCTCCATTCACAAGATATGTAGTTTTTCAGAGCCAGAAAAACACATGATAATCCAAGGAggtttacaccaaatcctccGTTGCATTCCACATGTCCTGTGGAAGTTAAATTTGTTGATGTGCATTTAAAAGAAGACGTTGTATTGGTctattgtaaaaaaaagtagcaATTTACTCGCTATTTGTTGTAGCGAGGTGGAAAGAACTGCAACACCAGCAcatataaaatcttttgtTAATACTTGCAAACTATTTCTCCAAATACACGCCATTACATATTGCAAAAATATGTGCTCCCTCAGTGAAGGATCCGTCACTTGGGTTACGTAGCATTTTCTCAGGCATGTTAAAGACTGGAAAATcaggacaaaaaaaaaattggctgTGTAGTTTATGATCTTTTGAGCAATCTGCTGTGAGATTATAGGGGAAAAAGAAGCCAAATTTGATATTCTTtttgattgaaatattatgGAATTCAAAAGATTTGATTAGGTCAATACAAAGGACAATCCaggaaataaatgaatttattaagGTCAAATTTgtattgcatatttatttcttatttcataACTTTCCTATCAAACAAAGTGGgctttttagaaaaataattaactagGTTATCAGACGTgtgttattaaaattatatctttTCCTAACTTGGCTTTAAATCTAGATCACTAACTAACCTAGATATATTCCACATCACTTATCAAACGAGCCCTAACATTACTTTAACAGTTTAACTACCTATCCtcctcttttttactttatcaattttatcttaattcacataaaatatcatatgttcatatttatatggacggatgaagtataaaataaaatgaatgttGATTCACTTTTTAGCTAAATAATAGATTAAAAGAATAATGAaacttaaacaaaattatacaaatacTTAACATTGAACAAATACTTAAATAacctaaatttaaaatatatttacatagtCTCAAACTCCTAAATTCGTGTATTGTTTGTTAACGtagttaattaatattactcccttcgtcccattgaagatgacccattttcctttttggtttgtcccaatcaagatgactcattacttaaaatgaaaatacctttatctctactttattccctctctcttactttactctctcctcttaccacacaaaatataactgcataaaatcccgtgccgtccaaggaaggggtcatcttctttgggatggagggagtattacttaaCATAACCaaatatcaaaacaatcaGCCATTAAATAccttaattttttactaactGTTTAGATGATCGCAAATAAAGTACTTGAAGCCCACAACTATATATCAAGCACATATAGATACACCTCAATAGCCTAATTTAATAGCCTCCATCGTCTTCTTCATATTGCTCCCCACCCCGTCACCGATGTCGCTAGCTCCCTCATTTCCCAACGCCGGTGATTCTCTCTTTTCCCTcatttccttctctctcacGCCTCACTCGCCAAGTGGAGGGGAGATTTGATGACGGAAATAGGGGGTTTTGCGGAGGATTTTGGTGGGTCTGCACAGCTGGGTAGCTGGCGCTGCCGGCGTACTTCTCTCTTTCTCGCTCTGAAGTCCAGCCGTTGTCGCGAGTCGGGCTCGGCCTTGACTGTCATGGAAAGTTTGGTTTTTGTTTCGATTCAATGGTTGATCTTTATTATTCAGCtataattttccatttttgttgtAAGGTTCCAGAAATGGATAGATCTAAAGAATCCACCTTTATCCTGTCGAGTTCATCGGAGCATCGCTGGATTATGGCGAGAATTATCCCACGAGCTGCAGTAAGAATATGTTCACATTAGTCCAGTCGCCACCGCGTGGGCTTGCCGGCGTGCGAGTCCAGCTGTCAGCTCTCCTCTTTATTCCGCTGCCGCCACAGTAACCCATCCTACACAGCAGTAGCGTCGCCGCTTCCTCTTCATCTCCGGCATCTCTCTCGTCGCCTTGCCGGCCAGCTATCGCCGGAGCCGTCGCGGATTCCAAGCAGAACCAAACCTGCTACAGGGCAATCACAAAATCAGTCCACAAAATGCAGATTCTAGTCTATCTATTTAAAAGTGATTGCATTTGGTTGGGTCATTTGAGAAGCCAATAAAAGCtgcatttttcaaaatgactaaaaggataaatcaaaatagCTTTACATTTTCCCTTCAACAAGGGTATTAAAGTCTTTTCAACAAACTGGCACTTTAGATTAGTAAG
This window contains:
- the LOC125204077 gene encoding protein translocase subunit SecA 1, whose protein sequence is MLRSIFSSPFRRNLSSSTLRHISTTPHLSFSWMDKVKGVLTGQKTEPPPSQSAQSFTLLLFAEEMRKARKLGTLKQFVVGRSSEATFNDAFEKQEAIIRYLGGVDNTGENIQTKHKQDAAKQCNCTLTEVENTLAKFTWAKQAQAKLEQLQAEGKPIPKSMSEIQKMMGSSALDLARSNMAKSGKTSRNSPCPCGSKKLYKRCCGKDKSS